A region of the Paracholeplasma morum genome:
TATCCATGCCTATTTTTCTTTAGGCAATTCCTTTCATACTACTTTTAAAGTAGGTTCATCTTAAAAAAAAATCCTACAACAAAAAATGTTGTAGAAGTCATTAGCCTATATTGGCGGTTTTAGCTTATGCTAAGGGAGCACTTCATTCCCATCAATAGAATAGGCTTTTTTTAGTTTTTTGTCAATCCTTTAAAGGGTTTTATAGTATTTTCGTAAAAGCGCTTTTATTATCCGTTAGAGGTGTAATATAGGTGATCTACCCACCACTTAATCGAAGTGGGGGCTTCCTATCCAAACCGATGTATCCACCATTAAAAGAGTTAACATGATTATGGGTGTGTTAATAGGGCTCGTACGATTGCTGCTCTTTGACGTTGTCCACCAGAAAGTGATTCTGGGTAGCTAAGGATTTTATCGTTCAAGTTAAAATCACTTAGCAATGCTTTCATTTCCTTTGTGATTGCTTCTTTGTTTTGCTTATATACCTTTAATGGTGCAAGTAAGAGGTTGTCTTGAACAGATAAGTGAGAGAATAACGCAAAATCCTGGAAAATAAACTGGATTTTTTGATAGACTTCTTTTTTGAGATTGTCTCTTAATTTGGACATGGATTGATCAAAGAGGAAGATTTCCCCACTATCAATCTTTTCTAGATTAGAAATCAATCTTAATAGGGTTGATTTACCTCTACCTGATGGCCCTATGATTGAGAGGATTTCATTTTCTTTTCTGGTTAAGGACACATCACTTACTGCCTTTGTTTACCAAATGTCTTATTGACTTTTCTAAGTTCTAATATGTTCATATGATTACCTATAATAAGCTTTCTTCTTTTCAATTATTTTCTTAGTAAGTATATACTAAAAAAAGACACTAAACAGTGTCTTTTTTACTTAAATAAGGCTAAATATTCTGAATATCCTTCTTTTTCAAGGTCTTCTTTGGGAATAAATCTTAATGAAGCGCTGTTAATACAGTATCTTAATCCACCTAGTTTTTTAGGTCCATCATCAAAAACATGACCCAAGTGAATATCGGATTCTGCTGATTTCACTTCTACTCTGATCATAAAATACGAGTAATCAGCCTTTTCTTTGATAGTTCCGTGATTGATTGGTTTAGAGAAACTTGGCCATCCACAGCCCGCTTCGAACTTATCTTTTGAGGAGAATAATGGTGTACCGTCATAAATATCAACGTAAATGCCTTCTCTAAACTCATTATTATACTCATTGTTAAATGGTGGTTCTGTGTACCCTTCAAAAGCAACCTTCTTTTGAAGAGGCGTCAAATTATCATTAATTTTCTTCATATGGCTCCTTTATGTATGTGACACCCTTGTAGTGCCCGGTTTGATTAATTATATCCAATTCTGTCAATGGACTAATGTCGATAATGGCGTCTTTGTTAATTAACCCATAAATATGAGGGTAAAATAGTTTGTTATTGTTTTTATCTTCAAATAGAACAGGGCTTAAGAGTTTATCTGTATCAATCCATATTTGAATCATATCCCCTTTAAACTTATCTTTTATACGATAAGCTAATTCTGGGGTTGTTGCGTGAATAAACCCATTTTTTAAGAGGGATTCTCCAATCCAATCGGATTCTTGATATAGGGATTTAGCCATTGAAACCATTATCTTCATCGTAATCTCCTTAAAAATAAAACAGGTTGCCCTGTTTATTTAATCTTACCAGTGTTTATGCCAAAGAGTTTGTATAACCCACAAAAACTAAATAGGGCTGTGAGTACTAAAACAAAAGCAACAACGAACAATAAAATGCCTAACCACAAGATAGACTCAATCGTAATTGCGGCAACTATAACTAAAATAAGGGCCATCATATAACGAATCATTTTATCTAGTTGACCGATGTTTGATTTAAGTTTCATTTTATCACTCCTCGACTCTATTATATAGTGATAAGTCAATTGGGTAAAACCAAATGCTTTATAAGCTAACGATTTGATAGCCTGAAGCTTTAATAAGTCTATTCATAACTGCATAACTCACTTCGTCGGTTTCATTATAATAAATGAATATTTTATCCATATCCCATTCATCCATGTCTCTAAGGGCAGAAAAAATGTTCTTTGCAATCGATTTTGAATTGTTTGCTTCGCCTATTGGTCTTGTACGATACCCAATAAACGTATTGGTGTACTCATTTGGACAAATAATCGCGGTTTTATCTAAATTAGCGCTGGATTGATCGATAAACGCTTTGACTTTATCAATCTCACCATGTAATAAAACAACGTCTCCTTTAGGTTTATAATGCGTATATTTCATCCCTGGGGATTTAACTTTTTCAGTAGGTTTTTGACCAGATAAATCATGTATAGTATAAGATAGAACCTTTTCTATCATCGACTTTGTGATAGCACCTGGTCTAAGAATCACAGGTTTATCTGTGACATCTATGACAGTAGATTCTAATCCTATGAGGCTTTCACCACCATCAATAACGGCATCCACTCGACCATTAAAGTCTTCATAAACATGTTTAAATTGTGTGGAAGATGGTCTACCTGAAATGTTTGCTGAAGGGGCAGCAATCGGAACCCCAGTGAATAAGATGAGTTTTTGAGCAATCGGATGATTGGGCATTCTTAATGCGACAGTATCCAACCCACCTGTTGTTTCTTTAGGGACAATATCTGTTTTATCAAATATAAACGTGATTGGTCCTGGCCAAAACGCATCCATGAGTTTGGCTGCATCCTCACTAATGATTCTAGCATATAACTTCACATCTTCTTTTCTAGCAATATGAACAATGAGTGGATTATCAGAAGGTCTACCTTTGGCTTCATAAATGGCTTTAGACGAATCCTTATTCAATGCATTTCCACCTAGACCATAAACCGTCTCTGTAGGAAAAACAACTAATTTTCCCTCAATTAATAGTGTTTTTAACTCATTTAGTTTGATTAAATCATCCAAATCGGATGCTTTATAGCATTTTGTTTCCACTGTATCCCTCTTGTTTCTACTAGCAAATGAATTATACCATTATTAAGAAATCTTTAAAAGACTTCACTAGATGTAATATATTATACTAATATTGTTTGACTTTCGAAAAGTCTTTTTGGTAAAATCAATAAGTATCATATACACTTTCTTTTATTTAAGACTGAACAAGCGGCAATCCCTTTGGATTGTGCAGCCGGGCCTTTGGCAACAGAAACTTCTAGTATCTGTGGGACAGCACCCAGAGATATTTTTTATTTTTAGGAGACGACCATGAAAAAAAGAATTGAACGTGTTATCTTAATCAGTTTAGGACTTAATATCATACTTACGATTATTAAGTTAAGCTTCGGATATTTCGGAAACTCCAGCAGTTTGACCAGCGATGGTTTTAACTCGTTATCCGATGTATTGGTGAGCATTGTGTTATTAATTTTTATCAAAGTTGCCCATAAAGGCCCTGATAAGAATCACCCTTATGGACATGAAAAGTATGAAGCCTTAGTATATTTCATTTTGGGTATGGTTTTACTAATTACTGGATTCACAATCGGTTTTGATGCGGTTAAGAGTTTTCATAAATCTATAACCAATGATGAAGCGTATGTAATGCCACACATAGTCACACTATATGCAGCAATATTCTCGGTTATCGTGAAGCTCATACTGTTTAGAATCAACAACCGAACAGCCAAAAAATATGACTCTCCATCGCTTAAGGCAGATGCTTTAAATCACTTATTTGATATCATCGCAACCTCATTTAGCGTGATTAGTATTATTTTTGCACTGTTTGGGTTATGGTATATCGAATACATTGCCTCAGTTCTAATTGGCTTAATCATCATTAAAACAAGCTTATCGATTGCCAAAGATGCGATTTCATTCTTAGTAGATGAAGCACCAGATCCCATTATTATTGATCAAATTGAGAAAACGGCTTTATCTGTAAAAGGGGTTCTATCTGTAGATGATTTAAAGGTTAGAATGCATGTGAAGAACTTATATGTTGACATCGAAATCAGTGTCGACCGTGAACTCAGTTTAGAAAAAGCACATTTGATTTCTGAAAATGTACACGATATGGTCGAAGAGAGACACGATGTGATTCATTGTATGGTTCATGTCAATCCTAAAGAAAACTAACATCGATAGTGAAAAAGTACTCTGCCTAGGCAAAGTACTTTTTTTTAGTTAAGCAGGAATCACTGCTCCGCCATAATGATTTGTAATAAAATCTTTAATCGTTTTTGAAGATAATACTTCCACTAATGCTTTGATCTTTGGTGAGGTTTCTTTGCCATTTAGTACGGCAACAATGTTTACAAACGGATTATTCTCGGTTGGTTCGACTGCAATACGTTCAGTTTCACTTAATTCTCCTTCTAAAGCGTAGTTACCATTAATAAAGATAAACGCGCCTTCTTGGTTCTTTTGAGCTTGGACTAAGAGTGCTGCTTCAATGATTTGAAAACTAAAGTTGACCTTTTTCGAAAGGATAGCTTCTTCAGGATCGTTATAAGTAAATTCTGGGTTAAACCCTTCGACTGAAGTTACTAGTCCTAATCCTTCTAGAAATAGGACAATACGTCCATAATCTGAAGCATTGTCGCTAATGAGGATTTTATCGCCATCAGAAAGTGCGTTAATGTCTTTCTTTTTAGAACCATATAACCCGATTGGTTCAATGTGAACATTTAATACATTGACGAGTTTCTTTGTAGCCTCAACAGAATCGTTGTATGCGTTAAAATAAGGTATGTGTTGGAAATAGTTTGCGTCTGCTGAACCATTTGAAACGGATGGATTTCCAATACTATAATCAGAAATCACAGTGATTTTTAATGTATATCCAAGTTCATTTAGTAATGGGATTGCTTCGATGAGTACTTCTTCATGTGGCACCGAGGTTGCAACAACCTTGATAACCTCATATTTATTGTTATTACATCCTGCTAGTGTAATTAAACTAACGATTATTAATGCGAAACTTATTATTTTTTTCATGATTTCTCCTATCTCTTA
Encoded here:
- a CDS encoding cation diffusion facilitator family transporter, translated to MKKRIERVILISLGLNIILTIIKLSFGYFGNSSSLTSDGFNSLSDVLVSIVLLIFIKVAHKGPDKNHPYGHEKYEALVYFILGMVLLITGFTIGFDAVKSFHKSITNDEAYVMPHIVTLYAAIFSVIVKLILFRINNRTAKKYDSPSLKADALNHLFDIIATSFSVISIIFALFGLWYIEYIASVLIGLIIIKTSLSIAKDAISFLVDEAPDPIIIDQIEKTALSVKGVLSVDDLKVRMHVKNLYVDIEISVDRELSLEKAHLISENVHDMVEERHDVIHCMVHVNPKEN
- a CDS encoding DUF952 domain-containing protein, with the translated sequence MKIMVSMAKSLYQESDWIGESLLKNGFIHATTPELAYRIKDKFKGDMIQIWIDTDKLLSPVLFEDKNNNKLFYPHIYGLINKDAIIDISPLTELDIINQTGHYKGVTYIKEPYEEN
- a CDS encoding YgaP family membrane protein is translated as MKLKSNIGQLDKMIRYMMALILVIVAAITIESILWLGILLFVVAFVLVLTALFSFCGLYKLFGINTGKIK
- a CDS encoding L-threonylcarbamoyladenylate synthase — encoded protein: METKCYKASDLDDLIKLNELKTLLIEGKLVVFPTETVYGLGGNALNKDSSKAIYEAKGRPSDNPLIVHIARKEDVKLYARIISEDAAKLMDAFWPGPITFIFDKTDIVPKETTGGLDTVALRMPNHPIAQKLILFTGVPIAAPSANISGRPSSTQFKHVYEDFNGRVDAVIDGGESLIGLESTVIDVTDKPVILRPGAITKSMIEKVLSYTIHDLSGQKPTEKVKSPGMKYTHYKPKGDVVLLHGEIDKVKAFIDQSSANLDKTAIICPNEYTNTFIGYRTRPIGEANNSKSIAKNIFSALRDMDEWDMDKIFIYYNETDEVSYAVMNRLIKASGYQIVSL
- the msrB gene encoding peptide-methionine (R)-S-oxide reductase MsrB → MKKINDNLTPLQKKVAFEGYTEPPFNNEYNNEFREGIYVDIYDGTPLFSSKDKFEAGCGWPSFSKPINHGTIKEKADYSYFMIRVEVKSAESDIHLGHVFDDGPKKLGGLRYCINSASLRFIPKEDLEKEGYSEYLALFK
- a CDS encoding ATP-binding cassette domain-containing protein; the protein is MSLTRKENEILSIIGPSGRGKSTLLRLISNLEKIDSGEIFLFDQSMSKLRDNLKKEVYQKIQFIFQDFALFSHLSVQDNLLLAPLKVYKQNKEAITKEMKALLSDFNLNDKILSYPESLSGGQRQRAAIVRALLTHP
- a CDS encoding MetQ/NlpA family ABC transporter substrate-binding protein: MKKIISFALIIVSLITLAGCNNNKYEVIKVVATSVPHEEVLIEAIPLLNELGYTLKITVISDYSIGNPSVSNGSADANYFQHIPYFNAYNDSVEATKKLVNVLNVHIEPIGLYGSKKKDINALSDGDKILISDNASDYGRIVLFLEGLGLVTSVEGFNPEFTYNDPEEAILSKKVNFSFQIIEAALLVQAQKNQEGAFIFINGNYALEGELSETERIAVEPTENNPFVNIVAVLNGKETSPKIKALVEVLSSKTIKDFITNHYGGAVIPA